The DNA segment TAAGGAAAGGGGGTATGGCCCAAATGGCGGGTATGCGTTCGGTCAAATGGCAAATTTTGAGAAGGAAAAAGGGGTCAAACGCAAAATATAAAGATTACATTACTCAGGGAAATCAATTCTGTGGGTCATTGAAATGCCAAGGAAGAGTCGTATTGAGTATGCGGGAGCGGTCTATCATGTGATCAGCCGCGGGAATTACCGGAAGGAGTTGTTTCTAGAGGGTGGCAGTGGGGAGTCTTTTGAGAAGACGATTTTCGAGGCAGCGGAGCGTTGTGGCTGGCGGTTGTTTGCGTATGTGATCATGAGTAACCACTATCATCTGGCGATGGAAACGCCTGAGCCGAATCTGGTGGAGGGGATGAAGTGGTTGCAGAGCACATTTGCGACCCGTTTCAATCGGTTCCGAGGTGAGCGGGGGCACGTGTTTCAAGGGCGCTACAAATCGATTTTGGTGGAGGAGGATCGACCTTTGCTGGGGCTAATCGATTACATTCATCTCAATCCGGTGCGGGCGGGTCTTTGCACGGTCGGGGACTTGCAGAGCTATAGGCTATCGAGTTTTCCAAAGTTTCGCAAGAGGGTGGTGATGCCTCCGCTGGATCGGGGTTGCTGCCTATCGCTCTGTGACTTGCCGGACAGTCTGGCGGGAATGCGCAAATACCAGAAGCGGCTTGAGATTGTAGAGGAAAGCGATCCGAAAAGAAAAGACGAGCTGGATCGGAAATACGGGCGTGGTTGGTTTCTGGGAAGTAGCCAAGCCAAGAAGGAGCTAGTCAAGGAATTGGAGAAATCCGGTTCGGAGGTGGATTGGGATGGCGTCGACCTGAAGGAGTTGAACGAGTCGCGTTGGGAGGGGATTGTGTGTGAAGAATTGAAGAAGCGAAAGATCTCTGAAGCGACGATCATCTCCAGTCCCAAAAGCGCGGACTGGAAGATTGAGATCG comes from the Puniceicoccus vermicola genome and includes:
- a CDS encoding transposase, with translation MPRKSRIEYAGAVYHVISRGNYRKELFLEGGSGESFEKTIFEAAERCGWRLFAYVIMSNHYHLAMETPEPNLVEGMKWLQSTFATRFNRFRGERGHVFQGRYKSILVEEDRPLLGLIDYIHLNPVRAGLCTVGDLQSYRLSSFPKFRKRVVMPPLDRGCCLSLCDLPDSLAGMRKYQKRLEIVEESDPKRKDELDRKYGRGWFLGSSQAKKELVKELEKSGSEVDWDGVDLKELNESRWEGIVCEELKKRKISEATIISSPKSADWKIEIAKRLRKETTAKNPWIAKRLAMGHPNYVSNLVNG